In a single window of the Coffea eugenioides isolate CCC68of chromosome 3, Ceug_1.0, whole genome shotgun sequence genome:
- the LOC113766693 gene encoding uncharacterized protein LOC113766693, which translates to MYEEIIYGPEDEVPLASNNHGAIVIEVITCNFKVKNVYIDKGSAIDVLYYKTFKELQLEDRQLVPVRTPLIGFAGPPVRPEGMITLMVTVGVSPNCRTVPVNFAVVKEPSSYNMILGRPTLNALRAICSTLYLSMKFPTPAGVAEVLGDPEEARACYIATLKGKEKLIAQTVCLESWEPMEKGERLETNEGLAELPVQPDRPERTVRVGTGLGELIRSSLESLLEEYAEIFAWSADDLPGIPTELAVHRLHVDPNVRPVKQKKRNFAPERKEVVKNEVGKLLEAKIVKEVYYPTWLANPVLVKKEEKVWKMCVDFTDLNKACPKDCYPLPRIDQLVDSTAGYEIFCFLDAFKGYHQIALDEEDQEKTSFITEDGTYCYVTMPFGLKNAGATYQRLVSKLFKN; encoded by the coding sequence ATGTATGAGGAAATAATCTATGGACCTGAAGACGAAGTCCCTCTGGCCTCTAATAACCATGGAGCCATTGTGATAGAAGTCATCACCTGTAATTTCAAGGTGAAGAATGTATACATAGACAAAGGAAGTGCCATAGACGTGCTGTATTACAAGACCTTTAAGGAGCTACAGCTGGAGGATAGACAGCTCGTACCGGTTCGAACTCCGTTGATCGGTTTTGCAGGTCCTCCCGTGAGGCCGGAAGGAATGATCACTCTCATGGTTACGGTGGGGGTGTCCCCGAACTGCCGAACGGTCCCGGTAAACTTCGCGGTGGTTAAGGAGCCGTCGTCCTACAATATGATTCTGGGGCGGCCCACACTGAATGCCCTCCGAGCTATTTGCTCCACCTTGTACCTCAGTATGAAGTTTCCTACTCCTGCTGGGGTGGCTGAGGTGCTGGGAGATCCGGAGGAGGCAAGGGCGTGTTATATTGCCACCCTCAAGGGCAAAGAGAAATTGATAGCTCAGACAGTTTGTTTAGAGTCCTGGGAGCCCATGGAGAAAGGGGAAAGATTGGAGACAAACGAGGGGTTAGCCGAGCTGCCCGTCCAGCCCGACCGACCTGAGCGCACAGTGAGGGTCGGCACCGGCCTAGGCGAGCTGATCAGGAGTTCTTTGGAATCTCTCTTGGAGGAATACGCTGAGATTTTTGCTTGGAGTGCTGATGACCTGCCAGGAATCCCCACCGAGCTGGCAGTCCATAGGCTACATGTGGACCCCAACGTCCGACCTgtgaagcagaagaagaggaaCTTCGCTCCTGAGCGAAAGGAGGTCGTCAAGAACGAGGTGGGTAAGTTGCTGGAGGCTAAGATCGTTAAGGAAGTCTACTATCCGACCTGGCTAGCCAACCCGGTGCTGGTCAAGAAGGAGGAGAAAGTTTGGAAGATGTGTGTGGATTTCACTGACTTAAATAAGGCTTGCCCGAAGGACTGTTACCCACTCCCACGGATTGACCAGCTCGTGGACTCAACAGCTGGCTATGAGATCTTCTGTTTCTTGGACGCCTTCAAGGGGTACCATCAAATAGCCCTGGATGAGGAGGATCAGGAGAAGAC